One stretch of Methylopila sp. 73B DNA includes these proteins:
- the rpsR gene encoding 30S ribosomal protein S18 yields the protein MATTVPSAGGTQRRPFFRRRKTCPFSGAGAPKIDHKDVRLLQRYISERGKIVPSRITAVSAKKQRELARAIKRARFLGLLPYVIK from the coding sequence ATGGCGACCACCGTTCCCTCGGCCGGCGGCACGCAGCGCCGCCCGTTCTTCCGCCGTCGCAAGACCTGCCCGTTCTCGGGCGCCGGCGCGCCGAAGATCGACCACAAGGACGTGCGTCTGCTGCAGCGCTACATTTCCGAGCGCGGCAAGATCGTGCCCTCGCGCATCACGGCGGTCTCCGCCAAGAAGCAGCGTGAGCTCGCTCGCGCCATCAAGCGCGCGCGCTTCCTCGGCCTGCTGCCCTACGTCATCAAGTGA
- the rpsF gene encoding 30S ribosomal protein S6, whose amino-acid sequence MPLYEHVFLARQDVTSQQVEALIEQYKAVLEGLGGQVKKTEYWGVKPLAYRIKKNRKAHYTLLNIDAPAAAVAELERQQGISEDILRILTLKVEELEEGPSAMLQRRDRDDRDDRPRGGGRDGERGGFRRDREGGGERPGGGGFRRDREERAPRSEGAE is encoded by the coding sequence ATGCCGCTTTACGAACACGTTTTCCTGGCGCGCCAGGACGTGACGTCGCAGCAGGTCGAGGCTCTCATCGAACAGTACAAGGCCGTGCTCGAAGGGCTCGGCGGTCAGGTCAAGAAGACCGAGTACTGGGGCGTGAAGCCGCTCGCCTACCGCATCAAGAAGAACCGCAAGGCCCACTACACGCTGCTCAACATCGACGCGCCCGCCGCGGCGGTGGCCGAACTCGAGCGCCAGCAGGGCATCAGCGAAGACATCCTCCGCATTCTGACCCTGAAGGTCGAAGAGCTCGAGGAAGGCCCGTCGGCCATGCTGCAGCGCCGCGACCGCGACGACCGCGACGACCGCCCCCGCGGCGGTGGCCGCGACGGCGAGCGCGGCGGCTTCCGTCGCGACCGTGAAGGTGGCGGCGAACGTCCGGGCGGCGGCGGGTTCCGCCGCGATCGTGAAGAGCGCGCTCCGCGCAGCGAAGGGGCCGAGTGA
- the fabD gene encoding ACP S-malonyltransferase, which yields MSIALIFPGQGSQQVGMGRALADSFAPARAVFEEVDAALGQALSTVIFEGPDDALMLTANAQPALMAVSLAAMRVLEAEAGLDVSRHAAFVAGHSLGEYSALAAAGSLTIADAARLLRIRGDAMQKAVPVGAGAMAALLGLDLETARSVASEAAEGEVCQAANDNAPGQVVVSGAKAAVERAIAIAKTQGAKRAVLLPVSAPFHCALMQPAADVMAEALAGVKISAPKAPLVANVTASPLNDPEDIRQRLIEQVTGAVRWRESVGFMANAGVTRFIEIGAGKVLAGLVKRNAEGATGESVGAPDDVARLKSDGAFG from the coding sequence GTGAGCATCGCCTTGATTTTCCCGGGGCAGGGAAGCCAGCAGGTCGGCATGGGCCGGGCGCTGGCCGACAGCTTCGCGCCCGCCCGCGCGGTGTTCGAAGAGGTCGACGCGGCGCTGGGCCAAGCGCTTTCGACCGTCATCTTCGAAGGGCCCGACGACGCGCTCATGCTGACAGCCAACGCGCAGCCCGCGCTGATGGCGGTGAGCCTCGCCGCGATGCGGGTGCTCGAAGCCGAGGCCGGCCTCGACGTGTCCCGCCACGCCGCCTTCGTGGCGGGCCATTCGCTCGGCGAATACTCCGCGCTCGCGGCCGCCGGCAGCCTGACGATCGCGGACGCGGCGCGGCTGCTTCGGATCCGCGGCGACGCCATGCAGAAGGCGGTCCCGGTCGGCGCCGGCGCCATGGCCGCGCTTCTCGGCCTCGACCTTGAGACGGCGCGCTCCGTCGCGTCCGAGGCGGCGGAGGGCGAGGTCTGCCAGGCCGCGAACGACAACGCGCCGGGACAGGTCGTCGTCTCCGGCGCGAAGGCCGCGGTCGAGCGCGCCATCGCCATCGCCAAGACGCAAGGCGCCAAGCGCGCGGTGTTGCTGCCGGTCTCGGCGCCGTTTCACTGCGCCTTGATGCAGCCGGCCGCCGACGTCATGGCTGAGGCGCTGGCGGGCGTTAAGATCTCCGCCCCGAAGGCGCCGCTGGTGGCGAACGTCACCGCAAGCCCGCTGAACGATCCGGAAGACATCCGCCAGCGCCTGATCGAGCAAGTCACCGGCGCCGTCCGCTGGCGCGAGTCGGTCGGCTTCATGGCCAACGCCGGCGTCACCCGTTTCATTGAGATCGGCGCCGGCAAGGTGCTGGCCGGTCTCGTCAAGCGCAACGCGGAGGGCGCGACCGGCGAATCCGTCGGCGCCCCCGACGACGTCGCCCGTCTCAAGAGCGACGGCGCGTTCGGGTGA
- the fabG gene encoding 3-oxoacyl-[acyl-carrier-protein] reductase → MFDLTGRTALVTGATGGIGGAIARALHAQGAAVALSGTRREALEALAAELGERAHVLPADLKDGAAVDALPGQAEAALGGLDVVVHNAGITRDNLFLRMKDDEWADVIAVNLTAGFRLYRAAVKGMMKRRRGRLIGITSVVGVTGNPGQGNYAASKAGLIGMTKSLAAEVASRGITVNCIAPGFIESPMTDALNEKQKEASLAHIPLGRFGQGAEIAAAAVYLASDEASYVTGHTLQVNGGIAMI, encoded by the coding sequence ATGTTCGATCTCACCGGGCGCACGGCGCTCGTCACCGGCGCGACCGGCGGCATCGGCGGCGCCATCGCCAGGGCGTTGCACGCGCAAGGCGCGGCCGTCGCGCTGTCGGGCACGCGCCGGGAGGCGCTGGAGGCCCTGGCCGCCGAACTCGGCGAGCGCGCGCACGTTCTCCCCGCCGACCTGAAGGACGGCGCCGCCGTGGACGCGCTTCCCGGCCAGGCCGAGGCCGCGCTTGGCGGTCTCGACGTGGTCGTCCACAACGCCGGCATCACCCGCGACAACCTGTTCCTTCGGATGAAGGACGACGAGTGGGCGGACGTGATCGCGGTGAACCTCACCGCAGGCTTCCGGCTCTACCGCGCGGCCGTCAAAGGCATGATGAAGCGCCGCCGCGGCCGGCTGATCGGCATCACCTCGGTGGTCGGCGTCACCGGCAATCCGGGGCAGGGCAACTACGCCGCTTCGAAGGCCGGCCTGATCGGCATGACCAAGTCGCTGGCGGCCGAGGTCGCGAGCCGCGGCATCACCGTGAACTGCATCGCGCCGGGCTTCATCGAGAGCCCGATGACCGACGCGCTGAACGAGAAGCAGAAGGAGGCCTCGCTCGCCCACATCCCGCTCGGCCGTTTCGGCCAGGGCGCGGAGATCGCGGCGGCCGCGGTCTATCTCGCCAGCGACGAAGCCTCTTACGTCACCGGCCACACGCTGCAGGTCAACGGCGGCATCGCGATGATCTGA
- a CDS encoding acyl carrier protein, whose product MSDIAERVKKIVIEHLGVDADKVTENASFIDDLGADSLDTVELVMAFEEEFGCEIPDDAAETILTVGDATKFLEKNAAQA is encoded by the coding sequence ATGAGCGACATTGCCGAACGCGTGAAGAAGATCGTGATCGAGCATCTCGGCGTCGACGCCGACAAGGTCACCGAGAACGCGAGCTTCATCGACGACCTCGGCGCTGACAGCCTCGACACCGTCGAGCTGGTGATGGCCTTCGAGGAAGAGTTCGGCTGCGAGATCCCGGACGACGCCGCCGAGACCATCCTGACGGTCGGCGACGCGACCAAGTTCCTTGAGAAGAACGCCGCGCAGGCTTGA
- the fabF gene encoding beta-ketoacyl-ACP synthase II, with protein sequence MRRVVVTGMGLVTPLGSGVETVWKRLLAGESGVRKIDQFQVDDLPARIAGIIPRGDGSDGTFNADDWMEPKEQRKVDDFIVFAVAAADQALADSGWKPETDDERYATGVLIGSGIGGLQGIEEASHVLRDKGPRRLSPFFIPGRLINLASGHVSIKHGLKGPNHAVVTACSTGAHAIGDAARLIALGDADVMVAGGTESPVCRLAVAGFAACRALSTGFNDEPERGSRPYDRARDGFVMGEGAGVVVLEEFEHAKARGAKIYGEVVGYGLSGDAYHITSPSLDGDGAYRCMTAALKRAGVSPGEVDYINAHGTSTPLGDEIELGAVTRLVGNAASEMTMSSTKSAIGHLLGAAGSVEAIFSLLAIRDQIAPPTLNLEDPSVETAIDLVPKTAKPLPIEVALSNSFGFGGTNASLVFRRHHA encoded by the coding sequence ATGAGGCGCGTCGTCGTCACGGGCATGGGCCTTGTGACCCCGCTCGGGTCGGGCGTCGAGACGGTCTGGAAGCGTCTTCTGGCGGGCGAAAGCGGCGTCCGGAAGATCGATCAGTTCCAGGTCGACGACCTGCCCGCACGGATCGCTGGCATCATCCCACGCGGCGACGGGTCCGACGGGACGTTCAACGCCGACGACTGGATGGAGCCCAAGGAGCAGCGGAAGGTCGACGACTTTATCGTCTTCGCCGTCGCCGCCGCCGACCAGGCCCTCGCCGACAGCGGCTGGAAGCCCGAGACGGACGACGAGCGCTACGCGACCGGCGTCCTGATCGGTTCCGGCATCGGCGGCCTGCAGGGCATCGAGGAGGCGTCCCACGTCCTTCGCGACAAGGGTCCGCGCCGCCTGTCGCCGTTCTTCATCCCCGGCCGCCTGATCAACCTGGCCTCCGGCCATGTCTCGATCAAGCATGGCCTGAAAGGACCGAACCACGCGGTCGTCACGGCCTGCTCCACCGGCGCGCACGCCATCGGCGACGCCGCTCGGCTGATCGCGCTGGGCGACGCCGACGTGATGGTGGCGGGCGGCACGGAGTCGCCGGTTTGCCGCCTCGCGGTCGCCGGCTTCGCCGCGTGCCGGGCGCTCTCCACCGGCTTCAACGACGAGCCGGAACGCGGCTCCCGGCCCTACGACCGCGCCCGCGACGGCTTCGTCATGGGCGAGGGCGCCGGCGTCGTCGTGCTCGAGGAGTTCGAGCACGCCAAGGCGCGCGGGGCCAAGATCTACGGCGAAGTCGTCGGCTACGGCCTGTCCGGCGACGCCTACCACATCACCTCGCCGTCGCTCGACGGCGACGGCGCCTATCGCTGCATGACGGCCGCGCTGAAGCGCGCCGGCGTCTCGCCGGGCGAGGTTGACTACATCAACGCCCACGGCACCTCGACGCCGCTCGGCGACGAGATCGAGCTCGGGGCCGTCACCCGGCTCGTCGGCAACGCCGCGTCCGAGATGACGATGTCCTCGACCAAATCCGCGATCGGGCACCTGCTCGGCGCCGCAGGTTCGGTCGAGGCGATCTTCTCGCTGCTGGCGATCCGCGACCAGATCGCGCCGCCGACGCTCAATCTCGAAGACCCTTCGGTGGAAACCGCGATCGATCTCGTTCCGAAGACGGCGAAGCCGTTGCCGATCGAGGTGGCGCTCTCGAACTCGTTCGGGTTTGGCGGCACCAACGCGTCGCTGGTGTTCCGCCGCCATCACGCCTGA
- the mltG gene encoding endolytic transglycosylase MltG, protein MTDEGTASENKRPVPVTPVTPTSQPRTAAPKPAPPVAGQAEATPADRRVASKGPETPPPPPPAKKRARRRHGAVVGYLSGIFTFLSLVALAAAGAFYYGKVTFDQPGPLAQETSILIPRNQGVSEISDQLARAGVIDHPKVFEIGVRLYRNNDKLRYGEYGFPAGVSMREAMEILVSGKAIEHALTIPEGLTSLQIVERLREAPLLTGDVREIPPEGSLLPETYRYTRGMSRVQLVSRMQQEQKDLLERVWRERDPAVPVKTPADLVTLASLVERETGVAEERARVAAVFVNRLTKGMRLQSDPTIVYGLVGGRATLGRSLTRTDIQSRTPYNTYVITGLPAGPIANPGRQALEAAAQPAKTGELYFVADGTGGHAFGKTLLEHNRNVQKWRQIERTRGAPADRVAPDDAAPEPDDAAAETPPSGAAPASSTPPARPERRRGG, encoded by the coding sequence TTGACCGACGAGGGCACGGCTTCCGAGAACAAGCGTCCCGTCCCGGTCACGCCCGTGACCCCGACGTCGCAGCCGAGGACCGCGGCGCCGAAGCCGGCCCCGCCCGTCGCGGGGCAGGCCGAGGCGACGCCGGCGGACCGCCGGGTGGCCTCTAAGGGCCCCGAGACCCCGCCGCCTCCGCCCCCTGCGAAGAAGCGCGCGCGCCGACGGCACGGCGCCGTGGTCGGCTATCTCAGCGGCATATTCACCTTCCTCAGCCTCGTCGCGCTCGCGGCCGCCGGCGCGTTCTACTACGGCAAGGTGACCTTCGATCAGCCAGGACCGCTGGCGCAGGAAACCTCGATCCTGATACCGCGCAACCAAGGCGTCTCCGAGATCTCGGACCAGCTCGCGCGCGCCGGGGTGATCGACCACCCCAAGGTGTTCGAGATCGGCGTCCGGCTCTACCGCAACAACGACAAGCTGCGCTACGGCGAGTATGGCTTTCCCGCCGGCGTCTCCATGCGCGAGGCGATGGAGATCCTGGTCTCCGGCAAGGCGATCGAGCACGCGCTGACGATCCCGGAAGGCCTCACCAGCCTGCAGATCGTCGAGCGCCTGCGCGAGGCGCCGCTGCTGACGGGCGACGTCCGCGAAATTCCCCCGGAGGGCTCGCTGCTGCCGGAGACCTACCGCTACACCCGCGGCATGTCCCGCGTGCAGCTCGTCTCCCGCATGCAGCAAGAGCAGAAGGATCTGCTGGAGCGCGTGTGGCGCGAGCGCGACCCCGCCGTGCCCGTCAAGACGCCGGCGGACCTCGTCACGCTGGCCTCGCTGGTCGAGCGCGAGACCGGCGTCGCCGAAGAGCGCGCGCGGGTCGCCGCCGTGTTCGTCAACCGGCTGACCAAGGGCATGCGGCTCCAGTCCGACCCCACGATCGTCTATGGCCTCGTCGGCGGCCGGGCCACGCTCGGGCGCAGCCTCACGCGCACCGACATCCAGTCGCGCACGCCGTACAACACCTATGTGATCACCGGGCTGCCCGCGGGTCCGATCGCGAACCCCGGGCGTCAGGCCCTCGAAGCGGCGGCGCAGCCGGCCAAGACCGGCGAGCTCTACTTCGTCGCCGACGGGACCGGCGGCCACGCCTTCGGCAAGACCCTGCTCGAGCACAACCGCAACGTCCAGAAATGGCGCCAGATCGAGCGCACGCGCGGCGCGCCCGCCGACCGCGTGGCGCCCGACGACGCGGCCCCGGAGCCTGACGACGCGGCGGCCGAGACCCCGCCCTCGGGCGCCGCTCCGGCGTCCTCGACGCCCCCCGCCAGACCGGAGCGGCGCCGCGGCGGCTGA
- a CDS encoding YicC/YloC family endoribonuclease — translation MPLASMTGFARLAGSRGDLSWTWEIRSVNAKGLDLRLRTPPGFDAIEPAARQAAGARLHRGTVHATLTVDRPTRTGVARVNEEALAAVVAAARAIAERLPDAGPVSIDGLLAQRGVVEFVEPEDDLEERAALEAAVLADFSVALDALVAARAGEGAALESILAERLATIETLTADADACPARRPEAVAKKLADQVKALVGTGVALDPDRLHQEAALIATRADVREEIDRLVAHVAAARQLLGEGVAVGRRLDFLAQEFGRESNTLSAKSNDRSLTAIGLELKAVVEQFREQVQNVE, via the coding sequence ATGCCCCTCGCCAGCATGACAGGCTTCGCGCGCCTCGCCGGAAGCCGCGGCGACCTGAGCTGGACCTGGGAGATCCGCAGCGTCAACGCCAAAGGGCTCGACCTGCGGCTGCGGACCCCGCCGGGCTTCGACGCGATCGAACCGGCCGCGCGGCAGGCGGCAGGCGCCCGGCTCCATCGCGGGACGGTGCATGCGACCCTGACGGTCGACCGACCCACGCGGACGGGCGTCGCGCGCGTGAACGAAGAGGCGCTGGCGGCCGTCGTCGCGGCGGCGCGGGCGATCGCGGAACGGCTGCCCGACGCCGGACCCGTGTCCATCGACGGACTGCTCGCCCAGCGCGGCGTGGTGGAGTTCGTCGAACCCGAAGACGACCTCGAGGAGCGCGCCGCGCTGGAGGCGGCGGTGCTCGCGGATTTCTCGGTCGCGCTCGACGCCCTGGTGGCGGCGCGCGCAGGCGAAGGCGCGGCGCTGGAGTCGATCCTCGCCGAGCGCCTCGCGACCATCGAGACGCTGACCGCCGACGCCGACGCCTGCCCGGCGCGGCGGCCCGAGGCGGTGGCGAAGAAGCTCGCCGATCAGGTCAAGGCGCTCGTCGGGACCGGGGTCGCGCTCGATCCCGACCGGCTGCACCAGGAGGCCGCGCTGATCGCGACCCGCGCCGACGTACGGGAGGAGATCGACCGGCTCGTCGCCCATGTCGCGGCCGCCCGCCAGCTCCTCGGCGAGGGCGTCGCGGTCGGTCGGCGGCTCGATTTCCTGGCGCAGGAGTTCGGTCGCGAGTCGAACACGCTGTCGGCCAAGTCCAACGACCGCAGCCTCACGGCGATCGGTCTCGAGCTCAAGGCCGTCGTGGAGCAGTTCCGCGAGCAGGTCCAGAACGTGGAGTGA
- the gmk gene encoding guanylate kinase, with protein sequence MAPLETGPARRGVLLILSSPSGAGKSTLTRALLDTDKEITLSISATTRPKRASEADGVHYHFIRQREFEAMRDEGELLEWAEVHGNFYGTPRAPVEAALTEGRDVLFDIDWQGAQQICGAMRSDVATVFVLPPSAKELRSRLERRAEDSAEVIDRRLRNAAVEINHVGEYDYVVVNADFEDCLNRVRAILQAERIRRVRQPRLMEEAARLVNDLAAV encoded by the coding sequence ATGGCGCCTTTGGAGACCGGCCCCGCGCGCCGTGGAGTCCTGCTGATCCTGTCCTCTCCTTCCGGGGCCGGCAAGTCGACGCTCACCCGCGCGCTGCTCGACACCGACAAGGAGATCACGCTTTCCATCTCCGCCACGACACGGCCCAAGCGCGCGAGCGAGGCCGACGGCGTGCACTACCATTTCATCCGCCAGCGCGAGTTTGAGGCGATGCGCGACGAGGGCGAGTTGCTGGAGTGGGCCGAAGTCCACGGCAACTTCTACGGCACCCCGCGCGCGCCGGTGGAGGCCGCGCTGACCGAAGGGCGCGACGTGCTGTTCGACATCGACTGGCAGGGCGCCCAGCAGATCTGCGGCGCGATGCGCAGCGACGTGGCGACCGTGTTCGTGCTGCCGCCCTCCGCCAAGGAGCTCCGCTCGCGGCTCGAACGGCGCGCCGAGGACTCCGCGGAGGTGATCGACCGCCGCCTGCGCAACGCCGCCGTCGAGATCAACCATGTCGGCGAGTACGACTACGTGGTCGTGAACGCGGATTTCGAGGACTGCCTCAACAGGGTGCGCGCCATCCTTCAGGCCGAACGCATCCGCCGCGTCCGGCAGCCCCGGCTGATGGAAGAGGCGGCGCGGCTCGTGAACGACCTCGCCGCCGTCTGA
- a CDS encoding right-handed parallel beta-helix repeat-containing protein: MCIRGILLFAIVAAAAVFQAPSAFAQATRTWVSGVGDDVNPCSRTAPCKTFAGAISKTAAGGEINTLDPGGFGAVTITKSISIVSVHNAGVLLAAGNGVTVNAPAGSEVLLEGLDIEGLANTASPAGVNGVRMIGSGRLTIRKCAIRNFSDNAVFASGLDGARVVIDESFLTGSADGVRVAAAAGTNQVAVSRSLIEGNIRGVTAVGDGNEVTLADNILRNGTDLVVKSGATAVSFGGNVIASGAPTQTVARK, from the coding sequence ATGTGCATTCGGGGAATTCTTCTGTTCGCGATCGTGGCGGCCGCCGCGGTCTTCCAGGCGCCGTCGGCCTTCGCGCAGGCGACGCGCACCTGGGTCTCCGGCGTCGGCGACGACGTCAATCCGTGCAGCCGCACGGCGCCGTGCAAGACCTTCGCAGGCGCGATCTCCAAAACGGCGGCGGGCGGCGAGATCAACACGCTCGATCCCGGCGGCTTCGGCGCCGTGACGATCACCAAGTCGATCAGCATCGTCTCGGTCCACAACGCCGGCGTTTTGCTGGCGGCCGGGAACGGGGTCACGGTCAACGCTCCCGCGGGATCGGAAGTCCTGCTCGAGGGGCTCGACATTGAAGGATTGGCCAACACGGCGAGCCCGGCCGGCGTCAACGGCGTGCGGATGATCGGAAGCGGCAGGCTCACGATCCGCAAATGCGCGATCCGGAACTTCAGCGACAACGCCGTCTTCGCGTCGGGCCTCGACGGAGCGCGCGTGGTGATCGACGAGTCGTTCCTGACGGGCAGCGCGGACGGCGTTCGGGTCGCCGCTGCGGCGGGGACCAATCAGGTCGCCGTGTCCCGGAGCCTGATCGAAGGCAACATTCGAGGCGTCACCGCGGTCGGCGACGGAAACGAGGTGACGCTGGCCGACAACATCCTTCGCAATGGGACCGACCTCGTCGTGAAGAGCGGCGCGACGGCCGTCTCATTCGGCGGCAACGTCATCGCGAGCGGCGCTCCCACGCAGACCGTCGCGCGCAAGTAA
- the ndk gene encoding nucleoside-diphosphate kinase, translated as MALERTFSIIKPDATRRNITGKVLSYIEAAGLRVVAQKRLQLTKEQAEGFYAVHKERPFFNDLVSFMISGPVVVQVLEGENAVAKYRDVMGATNPANAAEGTIRKDLAESIEANSVHGSDAPETAKEEIAYFFKDEEIVG; from the coding sequence ATGGCTCTCGAGCGCACCTTCTCCATCATCAAGCCCGACGCGACCCGCCGCAACATCACTGGCAAGGTGCTGTCCTACATCGAGGCCGCGGGCCTGCGCGTCGTCGCCCAGAAGCGCCTGCAGCTCACCAAGGAGCAGGCCGAAGGCTTCTACGCGGTCCACAAGGAGCGGCCGTTCTTCAACGACCTCGTCAGCTTCATGATCTCCGGCCCGGTGGTGGTGCAGGTCCTCGAAGGCGAGAACGCCGTCGCGAAGTACCGCGACGTGATGGGCGCGACCAACCCCGCGAACGCCGCCGAGGGCACGATCCGCAAGGACCTCGCCGAGTCGATCGAGGCCAACTCGGTGCATGGCTCCGACGCGCCGGAGACCGCGAAGGAGGAGATCGCCTACTTCTTCAAGGACGAAGAAATCGTCGGCTGA
- a CDS encoding TerC family protein, giving the protein MNLGSVDWLALGEIIWINALLSGDNAVVIAMACRGLPGGQRKMGMILGAGVAIALRILFTVIIVALLGVPYLKIVGALALLYIAVDLLTPNDEAEGDVKTSESLLRAVGTIAVADVVMSLDNVIAIAGVAGDHFGLLIAGLVISVPMIVAGSAVILAVMDRFPLIVWAGAALLGFVAGEMLVDDVALVDRFGGEYVHSWETTAAVTLAVVVVAVGWLVRRAKTRNGRQSATS; this is encoded by the coding sequence ATGAATCTCGGCTCGGTGGACTGGCTCGCGCTGGGCGAGATCATCTGGATCAACGCCCTCCTGTCCGGCGACAACGCGGTCGTGATCGCCATGGCCTGCCGCGGGCTGCCGGGCGGCCAGCGCAAGATGGGGATGATCCTCGGGGCCGGCGTCGCGATCGCGCTCCGCATCCTGTTCACGGTCATCATCGTGGCGCTGCTCGGGGTGCCGTACCTCAAGATCGTCGGCGCGCTCGCACTGCTCTACATCGCGGTGGATCTGCTGACGCCCAACGACGAGGCCGAGGGCGACGTGAAGACGTCGGAGAGCCTGCTGCGCGCAGTCGGCACGATCGCTGTCGCAGATGTGGTCATGAGTCTCGATAATGTGATCGCGATCGCGGGCGTCGCCGGCGATCACTTCGGGCTTCTCATCGCCGGTCTTGTTATCTCGGTGCCGATGATCGTCGCCGGCAGCGCCGTCATCCTCGCGGTCATGGACCGGTTCCCGCTGATCGTGTGGGCCGGCGCCGCGCTTCTCGGCTTCGTCGCCGGCGAGATGCTGGTGGACGACGTCGCGTTGGTCGACCGTTTCGGCGGCGAGTACGTCCACAGCTGGGAGACGACGGCCGCCGTCACCTTGGCGGTCGTGGTGGTGGCGGTCGGATGGCTCGTCCGGCGGGCGAAGACCCGCAATGGCCGTCAGAGCGCGACGTCCTGA
- a CDS encoding TerC family protein, with protein MEFNFAFDQPTFWISLLQIIWIDLLLSGDNAVVIALACRKLPADQRKLGILLGAGAAVGLRIIFAFFITFLLGVPFLKVAGGLLLFWIAIKLATDEQEDHADVEASANLWGAVRTIAIADAVMSLDNVVAIAAAAKGHPELFIFGLLLTIPLIIAGSTLLSAILQKFPILVWIGAALLGWIAGEMILGDVVVINWLKGFDPSLLVPDPEQDIGVTAVKWLHYAAAAAGAILVLAVAFVIKRRRHATVEGTIKDAS; from the coding sequence ATGGAATTCAATTTCGCGTTCGATCAGCCGACGTTCTGGATCTCGCTGCTGCAGATCATCTGGATCGATCTGCTGCTGTCGGGCGACAACGCGGTCGTCATCGCGCTCGCCTGCCGCAAGCTCCCGGCCGACCAACGCAAGCTCGGCATCCTGCTCGGCGCCGGCGCCGCGGTTGGATTGCGCATCATCTTCGCCTTCTTCATCACCTTCCTGCTGGGCGTGCCCTTCCTGAAGGTGGCGGGCGGCCTGCTGCTGTTCTGGATCGCGATCAAGCTCGCGACCGACGAGCAGGAGGATCACGCGGACGTCGAAGCGAGCGCCAACCTCTGGGGCGCGGTGCGCACCATCGCGATCGCCGACGCCGTGATGAGCCTCGACAACGTGGTCGCGATCGCCGCGGCGGCGAAGGGACATCCCGAGCTCTTCATCTTCGGCCTGCTGCTGACGATTCCGCTGATCATCGCGGGCTCGACCCTGCTCAGCGCCATTCTGCAGAAGTTCCCGATCCTGGTGTGGATCGGCGCGGCCCTGCTGGGCTGGATCGCCGGCGAGATGATCCTGGGCGACGTCGTCGTCATCAACTGGCTGAAGGGCTTCGACCCGTCGCTGCTGGTGCCCGATCCGGAACAGGACATTGGCGTCACGGCGGTGAAGTGGCTGCACTACGCCGCGGCCGCGGCCGGCGCGATCCTCGTGCTCGCCGTCGCCTTCGTGATCAAGCGCCGCCGTCACGCGACGGTGGAAGGCACGATCAAGGACGCCTCGTAG
- the purN gene encoding phosphoribosylglycinamide formyltransferase, which translates to MSRLRVAVLVSGRGSNMAALIDAAAEPEFPAEVVAVISNRPNAGALAVAARAGIATAVVDHKAYADRATFDAALDAALREVAPDLVCLAGFMRILTDGFIAGWAGRLINIHPALLPSFKGLDTHARALAAGVKLHGCTVHVVTPEMDSGPIIAQAAVPVLDGDDEDALAARVLAAEHLLYVRALKLWAQGRVRLDGDRVRVDAGDDANATALIWP; encoded by the coding sequence ATGAGCCGGCTGCGCGTCGCGGTCCTGGTCTCCGGCCGCGGCTCCAACATGGCGGCCCTGATCGACGCCGCCGCGGAGCCGGAATTTCCGGCTGAGGTCGTGGCCGTGATCTCGAACCGTCCGAACGCCGGAGCGTTGGCGGTCGCCGCGCGCGCCGGCATCGCGACCGCGGTCGTCGATCACAAGGCCTACGCGGACCGCGCGACCTTCGACGCCGCGCTCGACGCCGCGCTGCGGGAGGTCGCGCCGGACCTCGTCTGCCTCGCCGGCTTCATGCGCATCCTGACCGACGGCTTCATCGCGGGCTGGGCGGGACGGCTGATCAACATTCACCCGGCCCTGCTGCCGAGCTTCAAGGGGCTCGACACCCACGCCCGCGCGCTCGCCGCCGGGGTGAAGCTCCACGGCTGCACCGTGCACGTGGTGACGCCCGAGATGGACTCCGGCCCGATCATCGCCCAGGCGGCGGTGCCCGTGCTCGACGGGGACGACGAGGACGCGCTTGCGGCCCGGGTGCTCGCCGCGGAGCATCTGCTCTACGTCCGGGCGCTGAAGCTCTGGGCCCAGGGCCGCGTCCGGCTCGACGGCGACCGCGTGAGGGTCGACGCCGGGGACGACGCCAACGCGACGGCCCTGATCTGGCCCTGA